In Osmia bicornis bicornis chromosome 10, iOsmBic2.1, whole genome shotgun sequence, one genomic interval encodes:
- the LOC114873457 gene encoding uncharacterized protein LOC114873457 — MISQWRSIMDNLSDIYYLVQLIVRQVFIYLRDLILQKFFWIAAINDDFDASDTRFRGLTFRNLTADIVAFSVLCSVLFILVMFASKCEKDCRQLYASAGIETVTAGLSENPYCVSSTSSTNCFHACGDSICTRGRIPKRNFSDEDVIRVRSAKKRTTTIPKRSIFGLNSIQPQNCQSTQTMERIYQKSSQKWLIRKTRSGQIYGKYPV, encoded by the exons ATGATCAGTCAATGGCGATCGATAATGGACAATCTGAGCGACATTTACTATCTCGTGCAGTTGATTGTCCGTCAAGTTTTCATCTACTTACGA GACTTGATTCTACAGAAATTCTTCTGGATCGCCGCAATCAACGATGACTTCGACGCTTCGGACACGAGATTTCGTGGTTTAACGTTTAGGAATTTAACAGCTGATATTGTAGCATTTTCCGTCCTCTGTAGCGTGCTATTCATCCTTGTAATGTTTGCATCGAAATGCGAAAAGGACTGTCGACAACTTTACGCTTCTGCCGGTATAGAAAC AGTGACTGCAGGTCTGTCAGAAAATCCTTACTGTGTTTCGAGCACGAGTTCAACAAACTGCTTCCACGCTTGCGGCGACTCGATCTGCACACGTGGACGAATTCCAAAAAGGAACTTCTCCGACGAGGACGTAATCAGAGTTCGATCAGCCAAGAAGAGAACTACGACCATCCCGAAAAGATCAATCTTTGGTTTAAATAGTATTCAACCGCAAAATTGTCAGAGCACCCAAACGATGGAGAGGATATATCAGAAGAGCAGTCAGAAATGGCTTATCAGAAAAACCAGGAGCGGTCAAATTTATGGAAAATATCCTGTATAG